In the genome of Dioscorea cayenensis subsp. rotundata cultivar TDr96_F1 chromosome 1, TDr96_F1_v2_PseudoChromosome.rev07_lg8_w22 25.fasta, whole genome shotgun sequence, one region contains:
- the LOC120264804 gene encoding LOB domain-containing protein CRL1-like: MAGFGSPCGACKFLRRKCVKGCVFAPYFCHDQGATHFAAIHKVFGASNVSKLLLHLPVSDRFDAAVTISYEAQARLQDPIYGCVSHIFALQQQVVALQTQLASLKAQASQSFVNLQEHKLFCNKMPSYVIDEQDGSQHGLFPAQEMNEYENSEQKQASFSFDENFSCALEPHDLQDQDMEDLRSIAFAYLHHHA, from the exons atggcAGGGTTTGGTTCTCCTTGTGGAGCTTGCAAGTTCCTTAGAAGAAAATGTGTTAAGGGATGTGTTTTTGCACCTTACTTTTGCCATGATCAAGGTGCTACTCATTTTGCTGCCATTCACAAGGTCTTTGGGGCAAGCAATGTGTCCAAACTCCTCTTGCATCTTCCAGTCTCTGATCGCTTTGACGCTGCAGTTACCATCTCTTATGAAGCTCAAGCAAGGCTTCAAGATCCCATCTATGGTTGTGTCTCTCATATCTTTGCACTCCAACAACAA gTTGTGGCTTTGCAAACACAATTAGCTTCTCTCAAAGCACAAGCATCACAAAGTTTTGTTAATCTCCAAGAACACAAGTTGTTCTGCAATAAAATGCCAAGTTATGTCATTGATGAACAAGATGGATCACAACATGGATTGTTTCCAGCTCAAGAGATGAATGAGTATGAGAACAGTGAACAAAAACAAGCTTCATTTAGTTTTGATGAGAACTTCTCTTGTGCTTTGGAGCCTCATGACTTACAAGATCAAGACATGGAGGATCTTAGATCAATAGCTTTTGCTTATCTCCACCACCATGCATGA
- the LOC120260789 gene encoding uncharacterized protein LOC120260789 isoform X1, whose product MAARLLRHLNPSTSLLMKEKSCGISVFGVLGRCLSQFSEDEKAGNAKLSSGNDNSSTVGKHYDSELCKDSSDDEDFSRKKWKLELAWLSKALEPALQVYKWALTKGSAEQEMIPPSSRSLADILSNLQLSKAGILDWSLSDLTIGLYLIYLSQASAVKVDDFKGVQILTDHVVQDLIYHVELAKGSYKDNATGLARRSMLLERNILKFVRNSSVLRPGYYIGIDTRNKLVILGIRGTDTVYDLITDVVTLSDQEVSFEGFSTHFGTTEAARWFLRHELGTIRKCLEKHKNFKLRLVGHSLGGAAAALLAIMLRKKSAEELGFDPEIVSAVGFGTPPCVSEDLAGSCSSYVSTVILQDDIIPRLSTASLAKLRNEILETDWMSVLEKDDWKRIVDLVTNAKQVVSSVQEVARKLADYAANISNASDDSRRNKSVHPSKPIAGSNNIVKQDGAMPVELFTPGMIYYLKREIEDDGVNQKSKELYTLWKGHPAKYFQRIRLSGNLISDHKCDNHYYALRDVLKCLPGDETA is encoded by the exons ATGGCGGCGCGCCTCCTCCGCCACCTCA ATCCTAGCACCAGCTTGTTAATGAAAGAAAAGTCATGTGGGATATCTGTATTTGGTGTCCTTGGTCGCTGCTTGTCACAATTCTCGGAGGATGAAAAAGCGGGGAATGCTAAGTTGAGCTCAGGGAATGACAATTCCTCAACTGTTGGGAAACATTATGATTCAGAACTTTGTAAGGATAGCTCTGATGATGAGGATTTTAGCAGAAAAAAGTGGAAGTTGGAACTTGCTTGGCTCTCTAAAGCTCTAGAACCGGCACTTCAAGTGTATAAATGGGCTTTAACTaaag GAAGTGCTGAACAAGAGATGATACCTCCCAGCAGTAGATCACTAGCTGATATTCTTTCTAATCTTCAATTGAGTAAGGCAGGCATCCTGGATTGGAGCCTTAGTGACCTTACAATTGGTTTGTATCTTATTTACCTCAGCCAAGCGTCTGCAGTTAAGGTTGATGACTTTAAAGGTGTGCAGATCCTCACAGATCATGTG GTTCAAGATCTAATTTATCATGTTGAATTGGCAAAGGGGTCTTATAAAGATAATGCAACTGGTCTGGCTAGACGTAGTATGCTTCTAGAAAGAAACATCTTGAAATTTGTCAGGAATTCCAGTGTTTTAAGGCCTGGATATTACATAGGGATCGACACCCGTAATAAGTTGGTCATTCTTGGAATTCGTGGAACCGATACTGTCTATGACCTTATCACCGATGTGGTTACTTTGAGTGACCAAGAAGTATCTTTTGAGGGCTTCTCAACCCACTTTGGAACCACTGAGGCTGCCCGTTGGTTTCTTCGCCATGAGCTAGGGACTATCAGGAAGTGCTTGGAGAAACATAAA AACTTCAAGTTGAGGTTAGTTGGGCATTCCCTAGGAGGTGCGGCAGCTGCCTTGCTGGCCATAATGCTTCGAAAGAAGTCTGCTGAGGAGTTGGGTTTTGATCCTGAAATTGTCTCTGCAGTTGGGTTTGGAACACCACCTTGTGTGTCAGAAGATCTTGCTGGAAGCTGTTCCAGCTATGTCTCCACCGTTATATTGCAG GATGATATAATTCCTCGGTTAAGCACTGCTTCCCTAGCAAAACTTCGGAATGAAATTCTTGAAACTGATTG GATGAGTGTTTTGGAGAAGGACGATTGGAAGAGAATTGTAGATTTAGTTACAAATGCTAAGCAAGTTGTGTCTTCGGTTCAAGAAGTTGCTCGCAAGCTTGCTGATTATGCCGCAAACATATCAAATGCCTCAG ATGACTCGAGAAGAAACAAGTCTGTTCATCCATCAAAACCAATTGCAGGGTCCAATAACATCGTAAAACAAGACGGAGCCATGCCAGTGGAGCTCTTCACTCCTGGGATGATATATTACCTGAAAAGAGAGATCGAAGACGATGGTGTGAATCAAAAAAGCAAAGAATTATACACACTCTGGAAGGGCCATCCCGCCAAATATTTTCAGAGGATACGACTCTCCGGTAATTTGATTTCCGATCACAAGTGTGACAATCACTACTATGCTCTTAGAGATGTTCTGAAATGCTTACCTGGAGATGAAACTGCATAA
- the LOC120260789 gene encoding uncharacterized protein LOC120260789 isoform X2 produces MKEKSCGISVFGVLGRCLSQFSEDEKAGNAKLSSGNDNSSTVGKHYDSELCKDSSDDEDFSRKKWKLELAWLSKALEPALQVYKWALTKGSAEQEMIPPSSRSLADILSNLQLSKAGILDWSLSDLTIGLYLIYLSQASAVKVDDFKGVQILTDHVVQDLIYHVELAKGSYKDNATGLARRSMLLERNILKFVRNSSVLRPGYYIGIDTRNKLVILGIRGTDTVYDLITDVVTLSDQEVSFEGFSTHFGTTEAARWFLRHELGTIRKCLEKHKNFKLRLVGHSLGGAAAALLAIMLRKKSAEELGFDPEIVSAVGFGTPPCVSEDLAGSCSSYVSTVILQDDIIPRLSTASLAKLRNEILETDWMSVLEKDDWKRIVDLVTNAKQVVSSVQEVARKLADYAANISNASDDSRRNKSVHPSKPIAGSNNIVKQDGAMPVELFTPGMIYYLKREIEDDGVNQKSKELYTLWKGHPAKYFQRIRLSGNLISDHKCDNHYYALRDVLKCLPGDETA; encoded by the exons ATGAAAGAAAAGTCATGTGGGATATCTGTATTTGGTGTCCTTGGTCGCTGCTTGTCACAATTCTCGGAGGATGAAAAAGCGGGGAATGCTAAGTTGAGCTCAGGGAATGACAATTCCTCAACTGTTGGGAAACATTATGATTCAGAACTTTGTAAGGATAGCTCTGATGATGAGGATTTTAGCAGAAAAAAGTGGAAGTTGGAACTTGCTTGGCTCTCTAAAGCTCTAGAACCGGCACTTCAAGTGTATAAATGGGCTTTAACTaaag GAAGTGCTGAACAAGAGATGATACCTCCCAGCAGTAGATCACTAGCTGATATTCTTTCTAATCTTCAATTGAGTAAGGCAGGCATCCTGGATTGGAGCCTTAGTGACCTTACAATTGGTTTGTATCTTATTTACCTCAGCCAAGCGTCTGCAGTTAAGGTTGATGACTTTAAAGGTGTGCAGATCCTCACAGATCATGTG GTTCAAGATCTAATTTATCATGTTGAATTGGCAAAGGGGTCTTATAAAGATAATGCAACTGGTCTGGCTAGACGTAGTATGCTTCTAGAAAGAAACATCTTGAAATTTGTCAGGAATTCCAGTGTTTTAAGGCCTGGATATTACATAGGGATCGACACCCGTAATAAGTTGGTCATTCTTGGAATTCGTGGAACCGATACTGTCTATGACCTTATCACCGATGTGGTTACTTTGAGTGACCAAGAAGTATCTTTTGAGGGCTTCTCAACCCACTTTGGAACCACTGAGGCTGCCCGTTGGTTTCTTCGCCATGAGCTAGGGACTATCAGGAAGTGCTTGGAGAAACATAAA AACTTCAAGTTGAGGTTAGTTGGGCATTCCCTAGGAGGTGCGGCAGCTGCCTTGCTGGCCATAATGCTTCGAAAGAAGTCTGCTGAGGAGTTGGGTTTTGATCCTGAAATTGTCTCTGCAGTTGGGTTTGGAACACCACCTTGTGTGTCAGAAGATCTTGCTGGAAGCTGTTCCAGCTATGTCTCCACCGTTATATTGCAG GATGATATAATTCCTCGGTTAAGCACTGCTTCCCTAGCAAAACTTCGGAATGAAATTCTTGAAACTGATTG GATGAGTGTTTTGGAGAAGGACGATTGGAAGAGAATTGTAGATTTAGTTACAAATGCTAAGCAAGTTGTGTCTTCGGTTCAAGAAGTTGCTCGCAAGCTTGCTGATTATGCCGCAAACATATCAAATGCCTCAG ATGACTCGAGAAGAAACAAGTCTGTTCATCCATCAAAACCAATTGCAGGGTCCAATAACATCGTAAAACAAGACGGAGCCATGCCAGTGGAGCTCTTCACTCCTGGGATGATATATTACCTGAAAAGAGAGATCGAAGACGATGGTGTGAATCAAAAAAGCAAAGAATTATACACACTCTGGAAGGGCCATCCCGCCAAATATTTTCAGAGGATACGACTCTCCGGTAATTTGATTTCCGATCACAAGTGTGACAATCACTACTATGCTCTTAGAGATGTTCTGAAATGCTTACCTGGAGATGAAACTGCATAA